Proteins from a genomic interval of Burkholderia cepacia GG4:
- a CDS encoding deoxyguanosinetriphosphate triphosphohydrolase, with protein sequence MSETSSSKPTKAGRASVATLAEPPTLAALEAHLAPYAAHASQSRGRRHQETPPAARTEFQRDRDRIVHSTAFRRLEYKTQVFVNHEGDLFRTRLTHSLEVAQIARSVARNLRLNEDLVEAISLAHDLGHTPFGHAGQDALNACMREHGGFEHNLQSLAVVDELEEHYGAFNGLNLCFETREGILKHCSRENARKLGALGERFLQGRQPSLEAQLANIADEIAYNNHDVDDGLRSGLITIEQLAEVELWQRHYEAALADFPHLEGRRLVHETVRRIINTLIVDLIDETTRNLVRVAPASLDDVRAAPPLVAHSEAVAAQAAALKRFLFKNLYRHYKVMRMASKAQRVVTGLFDAFIDDPRLLPPPYQSDDEAQQPRLVAHYIAGMTDRFALKEYQRLFVISDN encoded by the coding sequence GTGAGCGAGACATCCAGCAGCAAACCGACCAAAGCCGGCCGCGCATCCGTCGCGACGCTGGCCGAGCCGCCGACGCTGGCGGCGCTGGAAGCTCATCTCGCTCCGTATGCCGCCCACGCGTCGCAGTCGCGCGGCCGCCGCCATCAGGAAACGCCGCCGGCGGCGCGCACCGAATTCCAGCGCGACCGCGACCGCATCGTTCATTCGACCGCGTTCCGCCGGCTCGAATACAAGACGCAGGTCTTCGTCAATCACGAAGGCGACCTGTTCCGAACCCGCCTCACGCACAGCCTCGAAGTCGCGCAGATCGCGCGTTCGGTCGCACGCAACCTGCGGCTCAACGAGGATCTCGTCGAAGCGATCTCGCTCGCGCACGATCTTGGTCATACGCCGTTCGGCCATGCCGGACAGGACGCGCTGAACGCGTGCATGCGCGAACACGGCGGCTTCGAGCACAACCTGCAGAGCCTGGCCGTCGTCGACGAGCTCGAGGAGCACTACGGCGCGTTCAACGGCCTCAACCTGTGCTTCGAGACGCGCGAAGGCATCCTCAAGCACTGCTCGCGCGAGAACGCACGCAAGCTCGGCGCGCTTGGCGAGCGCTTCCTGCAGGGCCGCCAGCCATCGCTGGAGGCGCAGCTCGCGAACATCGCGGATGAAATCGCATACAACAACCATGATGTCGACGACGGCCTGCGCTCCGGCCTGATCACGATCGAGCAGCTCGCCGAAGTCGAGCTGTGGCAGCGCCACTACGAAGCGGCGCTCGCCGATTTCCCGCATCTCGAAGGCCGCCGCCTCGTGCACGAGACGGTGCGTCGCATCATCAACACGCTGATCGTCGACCTGATCGACGAGACCACGCGCAATCTCGTGCGCGTCGCGCCCGCGTCGCTCGACGACGTGCGCGCGGCGCCGCCGCTCGTGGCGCACAGCGAAGCGGTCGCCGCGCAGGCGGCCGCCCTCAAGCGTTTCCTGTTCAAGAACCTGTATCGCCACTACAAGGTGATGCGCATGGCGAGCAAGGCGCAGCGCGTGGTCACCGGGCTGTTCGACGCGTTCATCGACGATCCGCGCCTGCTGCCGCCGCCGTACCAGTCGGACGACGAAGCGCAGCAGCCGCGCCTCGTCGCGCACTACATCGCCGGCATGACCGACCGCTTCGCGTTGAAGGAATACCAGCGCCTGTTCGTCATCAGCGACAACTGA
- the aroB gene encoding 3-dehydroquinate synthase, which translates to MITVNVDLGDRAYPIHIGAGLIGRTELFAPHINGSSVTIVTNTTVDPLYGDALRAALAPLGKRVSTVVLPDGEAFKNWETLNLIFDGLLTERADRKTTLVALGGGVIGDMTGFAAACYMRGVPFIQVPTTLLSQVDSSVGGKTGINHPLGKNMIGAFYQPQAVIADIGALTTLPDRELAAGVAEVIKTGAIADAEFFDWIEANVDALNRREPAVLAHAVKRSCEIKASVVAADEREGGLRAILNFGHTFGHAIEAGLGYGEWLHGEAVGCGMVMAGDLSVRLGLLDEASRQRLDAVIAAAHLPVRGPALGDARYMDLMRVDKKAEAGAIKFILLKRFGDTLIAQAPDEAVFATLAQTTR; encoded by the coding sequence ATGATTACCGTCAACGTCGATCTGGGCGACCGCGCCTATCCGATTCACATTGGTGCCGGCCTGATCGGCCGCACCGAGCTGTTCGCCCCTCACATCAACGGTTCGTCCGTCACGATCGTCACGAACACGACGGTCGATCCGCTCTATGGCGACGCGCTGCGCGCGGCGCTCGCGCCGCTCGGCAAGCGCGTATCGACGGTCGTGCTGCCGGACGGCGAGGCATTCAAGAACTGGGAAACGCTGAACCTGATCTTCGACGGGCTGCTGACCGAGCGTGCGGATCGCAAGACGACGCTCGTCGCACTCGGCGGCGGCGTGATCGGTGACATGACCGGCTTCGCCGCCGCATGCTACATGCGCGGCGTGCCGTTCATCCAGGTGCCGACGACGCTGCTGTCGCAGGTCGATTCGTCGGTCGGCGGCAAGACGGGCATCAACCACCCGCTCGGCAAGAACATGATCGGCGCGTTCTACCAGCCGCAGGCGGTGATCGCCGATATCGGCGCGCTGACGACGCTGCCCGATCGCGAGCTGGCGGCCGGCGTCGCCGAGGTCATCAAGACGGGCGCGATCGCCGATGCGGAATTCTTCGACTGGATCGAGGCGAACGTCGATGCGCTGAACCGGCGCGAGCCGGCCGTGCTCGCGCATGCAGTGAAGCGTTCGTGCGAGATCAAGGCGAGCGTGGTCGCGGCCGACGAACGCGAAGGCGGGCTGCGCGCGATCCTGAACTTCGGCCATACGTTCGGCCATGCGATCGAGGCCGGGCTCGGCTACGGCGAATGGCTGCACGGCGAAGCGGTCGGCTGCGGGATGGTGATGGCGGGCGACCTGTCGGTGCGGCTCGGCCTCCTCGACGAAGCGTCGCGGCAGCGCCTGGATGCGGTGATCGCCGCCGCGCACCTGCCGGTCCGCGGGCCGGCACTCGGCGACGCGCGCTACATGGACCTGATGCGCGTCGACAAGAAAGCCGAAGCCGGCGCGATCAAGTTCATCCTGCTGAAGCGATTCGGCGATACGCTGATCGCGCAGGCGCCCGACGAAGCCGTATTCGCAACACTGGCGCAGACGACCCGGTAA
- a CDS encoding shikimate kinase — MQARDPHANVFFVGLMGAGKTTVGRAVARRLDRTFFDSDHEIEARTGARIPVIFEMEGEAGFRDRESQVIADLTQRENIVLATGGGAVLRPENRDCLKSSGIVIYLRANPHDLWLRTRKDKNRPLLQTEDPKARLEALYEVRDPLYRECADFIIETGRPSVNGLVNMVLMQLELAGVTAKPLQA, encoded by the coding sequence TTGCAAGCGCGGGACCCACATGCAAACGTATTTTTCGTCGGCCTTATGGGAGCGGGTAAGACCACCGTGGGCCGTGCGGTCGCGCGCCGGCTCGACAGGACGTTCTTCGACTCCGACCACGAAATCGAGGCCCGCACGGGCGCGCGCATTCCGGTGATCTTCGAGATGGAGGGCGAGGCCGGATTTCGCGACCGCGAATCGCAGGTGATCGCCGATCTGACGCAGCGCGAGAACATCGTGCTCGCGACGGGTGGCGGCGCGGTGCTGCGGCCCGAAAATCGCGATTGCCTGAAAAGCAGCGGCATCGTCATCTATCTGCGCGCCAATCCGCACGATCTGTGGCTGCGCACCCGCAAGGACAAGAACCGCCCGCTGTTGCAGACCGAAGATCCGAAGGCGCGTCTCGAAGCGCTCTACGAAGTGCGCGACCCGCTGTACCGCGAATGCGCGGACTTCATCATCGAGACCGGTCGTCCGTCGGTCAACGGCCTCGTCAACATGGTGCTGATGCAACTCGAACTGGCAGGCGTCACCGCCAAGCCGCTACAAGCATGA
- a CDS encoding type IV pilus secretin PilQ, which produces MTRSGWRAIAGWVGSSVVAAHAALPPLPPLPPAAWPIASTQAHARDTPLPQGTFDGADDEAGPPPFDQAARAALQVGTTAAAPVLEGPPFPLPPPTRMGDAAARHPGDADDARRISLNLQGAGLAAAFDALARFTGLNIIVGEQVRGTVTLRLNNVRWRDAFDTLLDTHGLTMSRRGNVIWVTPAAELAARERERFETHARAAELEPLASRTFTLHYPRAQDVQRLLAGATGQRLLSKRGAAAAEPRTNLLFVTDLAPRIAQIAGLIDAIDRPSRQVRIEARIVEGEQGFSRNLGARIALRAQGRPPAADGTAFATDTRNALDLAARPLGGFEAATAGFTLFAAPLSRVLDVELSALEAQGRGQIVSSPRVVTADRVKAIVEQGSELPYQAKVGNGVSGVQFRRATLKLEVEPQITPDGRVVLDLDVRKDSIGEPTAAGPAIHTKHVQTRVEVEDGGTVAIGGIYEQLNRDDVTRVPLLGKIPVLGTLFRHRARRDQRSELVVFITPTVVGARCETAGAGDADAGKTGPEAGGAGSTRQPLCQ; this is translated from the coding sequence ATGACGAGGTCTGGATGGCGGGCGATCGCCGGCTGGGTCGGCTCGAGCGTGGTCGCGGCGCACGCGGCGTTGCCGCCGCTGCCCCCTCTGCCGCCGGCCGCGTGGCCGATCGCATCGACGCAAGCGCACGCCCGGGACACGCCGTTGCCGCAGGGCACGTTCGATGGCGCGGACGATGAGGCCGGTCCGCCGCCGTTCGATCAGGCCGCACGCGCAGCGCTTCAGGTAGGCACAACCGCCGCGGCGCCGGTGCTGGAGGGGCCGCCGTTCCCGTTGCCGCCGCCGACGCGCATGGGCGACGCCGCCGCACGGCACCCCGGCGATGCCGACGACGCGCGGCGGATCTCGCTGAACCTGCAAGGCGCGGGGCTCGCGGCCGCGTTCGATGCGCTCGCGCGGTTCACGGGGCTCAACATCATCGTCGGCGAGCAGGTGCGCGGCACTGTGACGTTACGTCTGAACAATGTCCGCTGGCGCGATGCGTTCGACACGTTGCTCGACACGCACGGGCTCACGATGTCCCGGCGCGGCAACGTGATCTGGGTCACGCCGGCGGCCGAACTGGCGGCGCGGGAGCGCGAGCGCTTTGAGACGCATGCGCGCGCGGCCGAGCTGGAGCCGCTCGCGAGCCGGACCTTCACGCTGCATTACCCGCGCGCGCAGGACGTGCAGCGGCTGCTGGCCGGGGCGACCGGCCAGCGCCTGTTGTCGAAACGGGGTGCCGCTGCGGCCGAACCGCGCACGAACCTGCTGTTCGTCACCGATCTGGCGCCGCGCATCGCGCAGATTGCGGGCCTGATCGATGCGATCGACCGGCCGTCACGGCAAGTCCGGATCGAAGCGCGCATCGTCGAAGGCGAACAGGGCTTCTCGCGCAACCTCGGCGCACGCATCGCGCTGCGCGCGCAGGGGCGGCCGCCCGCTGCCGACGGCACGGCGTTCGCGACGGACACGCGCAACGCGCTCGACCTGGCCGCGCGGCCGCTCGGCGGCTTCGAGGCGGCGACGGCTGGTTTCACATTGTTCGCCGCGCCGCTGAGCCGCGTGCTCGACGTCGAACTGAGCGCACTCGAGGCGCAAGGGCGGGGCCAGATCGTGTCCAGCCCGCGCGTGGTGACGGCCGACCGCGTGAAGGCGATCGTCGAACAGGGTTCGGAGCTGCCGTACCAGGCGAAGGTGGGCAACGGCGTGAGCGGCGTGCAGTTCCGCCGCGCGACGCTAAAGCTGGAGGTCGAGCCGCAGATCACGCCCGACGGGCGCGTCGTGCTCGACCTGGACGTGAGGAAAGACAGCATCGGCGAGCCGACCGCGGCCGGCCCGGCGATTCATACGAAGCATGTGCAGACCCGCGTCGAGGTCGAGGACGGCGGAACGGTCGCGATTGGCGGGATTTACGAGCAGTTGAACCGGGACGATGTGACGCGGGTGCCGCTCTTGGGCAAAATACCGGTTCTGGGCACGCTTTTCCGGCACCGTGCGCGGCGCGACCAGCGGAGCGAACTGGTCGTCTTCATCACGCCGACGGTCGTCGGCGCGCGGTGCGAGACGGCCGGCGCGGGCGACGCGGATGCGGGAAAAACAGGGCCGGAAGCCGGCGGCGCAGGCTCGACAAGGCAGCCGCTTTGCCAGTAA
- a CDS encoding penicillin-binding protein 1A, with translation MQSTSPTSPPPAPEPKKRPWWQKVLLGLVAMCVALVVAGGLVLGYALVVAWPNMPSLDALTDYRPKVPLRIYTSDHVLIGEFGEERRDIVHFKDVPDSLKKAILAIEDARFYDHGGVDLTGIARAGFVALTNGHASQGASTITMQVARNFFLSSEKTYTRKIYEMLLAYRIERALTKDQILEVYMNQIYLGQRAYGFASAARVYFGKDLKDITLAEAAMLAGLPKAPSAYNPVVNPKRAKVRQEYILERMLELNFITREQYDQAVAQPLAVKGAGREFSVHAEYVAEMVRQMMYAQYREETYTRGFNVVTTIDSADQQVAYTALRKGIMDYERRHGYRGPEGFIELPAGADDREQAIDDALLEHPDNGELIAAVVTTATPRQITVAFIDGSSATIDGDNLRFASSALSASAQPNRRIRPGAIVRVVKNDAGKWSITQLPQVEGAFISIVPQDGAIRALVGGFDYNKNKFNHVTQAWRQPGSSFKPFIYSASLDKGLGPATVINDGPLYFSAAETGGQPWEPKNYGGGFEGPMSMRTALQRSRNLVSIRILNHIGTKYAQQYITRFGFDADRHPAYLPMALGAGQVTPLQMAGAYSVFANGGFRVNPYLIAEVTDPNGAVVVRAQPLIAEQNAPRAIDARNAYVMNSLLQSVAQRGTGARTNVLKRTDLAGKTGTTNDSHDAWFAGYQHSLAAIAWIGYDNPRSLGDRETGGGLSLPVWVEYMGAALKGVPEFKPTMPDDVQSLGSELYFTEFTPGHGFVSTVGVPQAPAVQSADEPVPHVDEQEKQDIMNLFRGH, from the coding sequence ATGCAATCCACGTCTCCTACGTCCCCGCCTCCCGCCCCGGAGCCGAAAAAGCGGCCCTGGTGGCAGAAAGTCCTGCTCGGCCTCGTCGCGATGTGCGTGGCTCTCGTCGTGGCCGGCGGCCTCGTGCTCGGCTACGCGCTCGTCGTCGCATGGCCGAACATGCCGTCGCTCGACGCGCTGACCGACTATCGTCCGAAGGTACCGCTGCGCATCTACACGTCGGATCACGTGCTGATCGGCGAATTCGGCGAAGAACGCCGCGACATCGTCCATTTCAAGGACGTCCCGGACTCGCTCAAGAAGGCAATCCTCGCGATCGAGGATGCCCGCTTCTACGATCACGGCGGCGTCGACCTCACCGGGATCGCCCGCGCCGGTTTCGTCGCGCTGACGAACGGCCATGCGTCGCAGGGCGCGAGCACGATCACGATGCAGGTCGCGCGCAACTTCTTCCTGTCGAGCGAAAAGACCTACACGCGCAAGATCTACGAGATGCTGCTCGCGTACCGGATCGAGCGTGCGCTGACGAAGGATCAGATTCTCGAGGTCTACATGAATCAGATCTATCTCGGCCAGCGCGCATACGGCTTCGCGAGCGCCGCGCGGGTCTATTTCGGCAAGGACCTGAAGGACATCACGCTCGCCGAGGCAGCGATGCTCGCCGGGCTGCCGAAGGCGCCGTCCGCATATAACCCGGTCGTCAATCCGAAGCGCGCGAAGGTGCGCCAGGAATACATCCTGGAGCGGATGCTGGAGCTGAACTTCATCACCCGCGAGCAGTACGACCAGGCCGTCGCGCAGCCGCTCGCCGTCAAGGGCGCAGGTCGCGAGTTCAGCGTGCACGCCGAGTACGTCGCGGAAATGGTCCGGCAGATGATGTATGCGCAGTACCGCGAGGAAACCTACACGCGCGGCTTCAACGTCGTCACGACGATCGATTCGGCCGACCAGCAGGTTGCGTACACCGCGCTGCGCAAGGGCATCATGGATTACGAGCGCCGCCATGGCTATCGCGGGCCGGAAGGCTTCATCGAGCTGCCGGCCGGCGCCGACGACCGCGAGCAGGCAATCGACGACGCGCTGCTCGAGCATCCCGACAACGGCGAGCTGATCGCGGCGGTCGTCACCACGGCAACGCCGCGCCAGATCACGGTCGCCTTCATCGACGGCAGCAGCGCGACGATCGACGGCGACAACCTGCGCTTCGCGTCCAGCGCGCTGTCGGCCAGCGCGCAGCCGAACCGCCGCATCCGTCCGGGCGCGATCGTCCGTGTCGTGAAGAACGACGCCGGCAAGTGGTCGATCACGCAGTTGCCGCAGGTCGAGGGCGCGTTCATCTCGATCGTCCCGCAGGACGGCGCGATCCGCGCGCTCGTCGGCGGCTTCGACTACAACAAGAACAAGTTCAACCACGTCACGCAGGCGTGGCGGCAACCAGGTTCGTCGTTCAAGCCGTTCATCTACTCGGCGTCGCTCGACAAGGGCCTCGGGCCGGCCACGGTGATCAACGACGGCCCGCTGTACTTCAGCGCCGCGGAAACCGGCGGCCAGCCGTGGGAGCCGAAGAACTATGGCGGCGGCTTCGAAGGTCCGATGTCGATGCGCACCGCGCTGCAGCGCTCGCGCAACCTCGTGTCGATCCGGATCCTGAACCACATCGGCACGAAGTACGCGCAGCAGTACATCACGCGCTTCGGCTTCGACGCCGACCGCCATCCGGCCTACCTGCCGATGGCACTCGGCGCGGGCCAGGTCACGCCGCTGCAGATGGCCGGCGCGTACTCGGTATTTGCGAACGGCGGCTTCCGCGTGAATCCGTACCTGATCGCGGAAGTGACCGATCCGAACGGTGCGGTCGTCGTACGCGCGCAGCCGCTCATCGCCGAGCAGAACGCGCCGCGCGCGATCGACGCGCGCAATGCTTACGTGATGAACAGCCTGCTGCAGAGCGTCGCGCAGCGTGGCACGGGCGCGCGCACCAACGTGCTGAAGCGCACCGACCTCGCGGGCAAGACGGGCACGACGAACGACTCGCACGACGCGTGGTTCGCCGGCTACCAGCACTCGCTCGCCGCGATCGCGTGGATCGGCTACGACAACCCGCGCAGCCTCGGTGATCGCGAAACGGGCGGCGGCCTGTCGCTGCCGGTCTGGGTCGAATACATGGGCGCGGCACTGAAGGGCGTGCCGGAGTTCAAGCCGACGATGCCGGACGACGTCCAGTCGCTCGGCAGCGAGCTGTACTTCACCGAGTTCACGCCGGGGCACGGCTTCGTGTCGACGGTCGGCGTGCCACAGGCGCCGGCGGTGCAGAGCGCCGACGAACCGGTGCCGCACGTCGACGAGCAGGAGAAGCAGGACATCATGAACCTGTTCCGCGGCCACTGA
- the cyaY gene encoding iron donor protein CyaY, with translation MSDTEYLGRAEAVLAAVERTVDAANDGDHDIDLERNGSVLTLTFENGSKIIVNLQPPMKEVWIAAKAGGFHYRFVDGEWRDTRSGTEFFAALTEYATQQAGLPITFGA, from the coding sequence ATGTCCGATACTGAATACCTGGGCCGTGCCGAGGCCGTGCTGGCGGCCGTCGAGCGTACCGTCGATGCCGCGAACGACGGCGATCACGACATCGATCTGGAGCGCAACGGCAGCGTGCTGACACTGACGTTCGAGAACGGCTCGAAGATCATCGTCAACCTGCAGCCGCCGATGAAGGAAGTGTGGATAGCCGCGAAGGCGGGCGGATTCCATTACCGTTTCGTGGACGGCGAATGGCGCGATACGCGCTCCGGCACCGAGTTCTTCGCGGCGCTCACCGAATACGCGACGCAGCAGGCCGGCCTGCCGATCACGTTCGGTGCGTAA
- the lptM gene encoding LPS translocon maturation chaperone LptM has product MRVVFRMSAIVAALAILAGCGQRGPLYLPTVPPLPAKPIQQDAPPSDVKPTDENASSDSIPDSSGTPLTLSPELSNGASKAATPASGPAAVQ; this is encoded by the coding sequence ATGCGAGTCGTTTTCCGGATGAGCGCGATTGTAGCGGCTTTGGCAATTCTTGCCGGCTGCGGTCAACGCGGCCCGCTCTATCTCCCCACCGTGCCGCCATTGCCGGCGAAGCCCATCCAGCAGGACGCGCCACCGTCGGACGTCAAGCCGACGGATGAAAATGCGTCGTCCGACAGCATTCCGGATTCGTCCGGCACGCCGCTCACGCTGTCGCCCGAGCTGTCGAACGGCGCATCGAAGGCCGCCACGCCGGCATCAGGCCCGGCCGCCGTGCAGTAA
- the msrQ gene encoding protein-methionine-sulfoxide reductase heme-binding subunit MsrQ: MPPSMLTPGRAAGPRTAAGAARAGAVRTAAPRWLAPAKVLVFAAGLYPLARLVLFGLTERLGANPIEFITRSTGLWTLVMLCVTLAITPLRRVTGVPALLRFRRMIGLFAFFYAMLHFTTYLWFDKWFDVLAILKDVGKRPFITVGFAAFVLLIPLAATSPRAMVRRLGRHWATLHRAIYVIAPFGVLHFWWMRSGKHDLAQPKLYATIVAVLLGWRLLAWGWQRVRA; encoded by the coding sequence CTGCCTCCTTCGATGCTGACGCCGGGGCGTGCTGCCGGCCCGCGCACGGCCGCGGGCGCTGCGCGGGCCGGCGCAGTGCGCACCGCCGCACCGCGCTGGCTTGCGCCGGCGAAGGTGCTGGTGTTCGCGGCCGGCCTTTATCCGCTCGCGCGTCTCGTGCTGTTCGGGCTGACCGAGCGGCTCGGCGCGAATCCGATCGAATTCATCACGCGTTCGACGGGTCTGTGGACGCTGGTGATGCTGTGCGTCACGCTCGCCATCACGCCGCTTCGGCGCGTGACGGGCGTGCCCGCGTTGCTGCGCTTTCGCCGGATGATCGGCCTGTTCGCGTTTTTTTACGCGATGCTGCATTTCACGACGTATTTGTGGTTCGACAAGTGGTTCGACGTGCTCGCGATCCTGAAGGACGTCGGCAAGCGTCCTTTCATTACGGTCGGCTTTGCCGCGTTCGTGCTGCTGATTCCGCTGGCTGCGACCTCGCCGCGCGCGATGGTGCGCCGGCTCGGCCGTCACTGGGCCACGCTGCATCGTGCGATCTATGTGATCGCGCCGTTCGGCGTGCTGCATTTCTGGTGGATGAGGTCCGGCAAGCACGATCTCGCGCAGCCGAAGCTCTACGCGACGATCGTCGCGGTGCTGCTCGGCTGGCGGCTGCTTGCATGGGGATGGCAGCGCGTCCGTGCGTGA
- the msrP gene encoding protein-methionine-sulfoxide reductase catalytic subunit MsrP produces MWIKHPLRTVLTGGDIAQSEITPRAVFENRRRVLQAAGLAAAGGLLGGSGAAFAAYASPDARAAKLAAKTNPTFVAADKVTPFKDITSYNNFYEFGTDKGDPAQNASTLRPRPWRVSVEGEVLHPKVFDLDELLKLAPLEERVYRLRCVEGWSMVIPWIGVPLSELIKRVQPTGNAKYVQFVTLADPSQMPGLSTPVLDWPYSEGLRMDEAMNPLALLTMGVYGQVLPNQNGAPARIVVPWKYGFKSAKSLVKIRFVDKQPKTSWNTYASNEYGFYSNVNPNVDHPRWSQATERRIGEDGFFTPKRKTLMFNGYGDLVASMYQGMDLKKNF; encoded by the coding sequence ATGTGGATCAAACACCCTTTGCGCACCGTACTGACCGGCGGCGACATTGCGCAGAGCGAGATTACGCCCCGCGCGGTGTTCGAGAACCGGCGGCGCGTGTTGCAGGCGGCTGGTCTGGCGGCGGCAGGCGGGTTGCTCGGTGGCAGCGGGGCGGCGTTCGCCGCATATGCGTCGCCCGACGCGCGGGCGGCGAAGCTCGCGGCGAAGACCAATCCGACGTTCGTCGCGGCCGACAAGGTGACGCCGTTCAAGGACATCACGTCCTACAACAACTTCTATGAATTCGGCACTGACAAGGGCGACCCGGCGCAGAACGCGAGCACGCTGAGGCCGCGCCCGTGGCGCGTGAGCGTCGAGGGCGAGGTGCTGCACCCGAAGGTGTTCGATCTCGACGAGCTGCTGAAGCTCGCGCCGCTCGAGGAGCGCGTGTACCGGCTGCGCTGTGTCGAGGGATGGTCGATGGTGATCCCGTGGATCGGCGTGCCGCTGTCCGAGCTGATCAAGCGTGTGCAGCCGACCGGCAACGCGAAATACGTGCAGTTCGTCACGCTGGCCGACCCGTCGCAGATGCCGGGCCTGTCGACGCCGGTGCTCGACTGGCCGTACTCGGAAGGGCTGCGGATGGACGAGGCGATGAATCCGCTGGCGCTGTTGACGATGGGCGTCTACGGCCAGGTGCTGCCGAACCAGAACGGCGCGCCGGCGCGGATCGTCGTGCCGTGGAAGTACGGCTTCAAGAGCGCGAAGTCGCTCGTGAAGATCCGCTTCGTCGACAAGCAGCCGAAGACGAGCTGGAACACGTATGCGTCGAACGAATACGGCTTTTATTCGAACGTGAATCCGAACGTCGATCACCCGCGCTGGAGCCAGGCGACCGAGCGCCGGATCGGCGAGGACGGCTTCTTCACGCCGAAGCGCAAGACGCTGATGTTCAACGGCTACGGCGACCTCGTCGCGTCGATGTATCAGGGCATGGACCTGAAGAAGAACTTCTGA
- the ccsB gene encoding c-type cytochrome biogenesis protein CcsB: protein MDLTQVSSSHSGPAQAPVSSPLFDDRPFLARLSIIDWLFALALVVGAGYAFVHYNEHMNYYDKAVMIGTVPALVVLGWRWKPARLLMATIAVLSLLSIQIYQGDLARADSAFFLKYFLSSQSAILWMSALFVLATIFYWIGLLARSESGAAIGQKLTWVAVLMGFTGLMVRWYESYLIGADVGHIPVSNLYEVFVLFSLITALLYLYYEGHYGTRALGAFVLLVISAAVGFLMWYSVARDAQQIQPLVPALQSWWMKIHVPANFIGYGSFALSAMVAVAYLMKERGVLADRLPTLEVLDDVMYKSIAVGFAFFTIATILGALWAAEAWGGYWSWDPKETWALIVWLNYAAWLHMRLMKGLRGAVAAWWALTGLIVTTFAFLGVNMFLSGLHSYGKL, encoded by the coding sequence ATGGATCTCACGCAAGTTTCCTCTTCGCATTCGGGGCCGGCCCAGGCCCCGGTTTCGTCGCCGTTGTTCGACGATCGTCCGTTCCTCGCGCGCCTGTCGATCATCGACTGGCTGTTCGCCCTGGCACTCGTGGTCGGCGCGGGCTATGCGTTCGTGCACTACAACGAGCACATGAATTACTACGACAAGGCAGTGATGATCGGCACCGTGCCGGCGCTTGTCGTACTCGGGTGGCGCTGGAAGCCCGCGCGGCTGCTGATGGCGACGATCGCCGTGCTGTCGCTGCTGTCGATCCAGATCTACCAGGGCGATCTGGCGCGCGCCGATTCGGCGTTCTTCCTCAAGTACTTCCTGTCGAGCCAGTCGGCGATCCTGTGGATGAGCGCGCTGTTCGTGCTCGCGACGATCTTCTACTGGATCGGCTTGCTCGCGCGCTCGGAATCGGGCGCCGCGATCGGTCAGAAGCTCACGTGGGTCGCTGTGCTGATGGGCTTCACCGGGCTGATGGTGCGCTGGTACGAGTCCTACCTGATCGGCGCCGACGTCGGGCATATCCCCGTGTCGAACCTGTATGAAGTGTTCGTGCTGTTCAGCCTGATCACCGCGCTGCTCTACCTGTATTACGAAGGGCATTACGGCACGCGTGCGCTCGGCGCATTCGTGCTGCTGGTCATCAGCGCGGCCGTCGGTTTCCTGATGTGGTACTCGGTCGCGCGCGACGCGCAGCAGATCCAGCCGCTCGTGCCGGCGCTGCAGAGCTGGTGGATGAAGATCCACGTGCCGGCGAACTTCATCGGCTACGGCAGCTTCGCGCTGTCGGCGATGGTGGCGGTCGCGTACCTGATGAAGGAGCGTGGTGTGCTGGCCGATCGCCTGCCGACGCTCGAGGTGCTCGACGACGTGATGTACAAGTCGATCGCGGTCGGTTTCGCGTTCTTCACGATCGCGACGATCCTTGGCGCACTGTGGGCCGCCGAAGCATGGGGCGGCTACTGGAGCTGGGACCCGAAGGAAACCTGGGCGCTGATCGTGTGGCTCAACTACGCGGCCTGGCTGCACATGCGCCTGATGAAGGGCCTGCGCGGCGCGGTTGCCGCGTGGTGGGCGCTCACTGGCCTGATCGTGACGACGTTCGCGTTCCTCGGCGTCAACATGTTCCTGTCCGGGCTGCACAGCTACGGCAAGCTGTAA